The sequence ATGTGACCATATCTCCCATGGTGCGGGTAAACATTTCCACCCATCCTGGATGTTGTGGAGCATCTCTGGAGACACTTGAAAAAGGCAGGGCTTTACCTATCTAATCAGggttaactatttatttttaatttgtttgtgaTAAGAACTGTGTTTAGCTTGATAAGAGAgggaattaattttttttttaaatatgaaaaatatttttaaaacaagtttgaAACTTAAAATgtggtcaaataaaaaaaatctattgaaCTAAATTTTCCATAAGTCAAGATTGAGAGCTATATATAAACTTATCAGTGCTACAAGAATCTACAAAGAATCCACAGAATATAaccggcagtggctcaggcggtagagcaggtcgtccaatgaccggaaggttggcggttcgattcccactcccgcagtctatcgttgtgtccttgggcaagaaatcactggtgaatgaatgtggatgaatgttcagtgatggtcggagaggctgtaggcgcagactggcagccacgtctccgtcagcctgccccagggcagctgtggctacacacgcagcttaccatcaccaggtatgagtgaggagtggatgaataatagATACACAGTGTAacgcgctttgggtgcctttaaaagcgctatataaatctactCCGTTATTATTAACCAATATCAATGGTTtaaatttagaaagaaaatatgtgATGTAATGCAGATGGTTAATGGTTGCAATAGTTTGTCTTGAAAGCAACTTACAAATTTGTGGGATCTAATAGTACATCTAAACAAAGTTAATCCACCCAGGGAAAAGCATCCAAGCCTTCACTTGTTTCTATATCATAGCCTTTTGTAGCAGAAATTCATGAACTGAAATCCTTTGAGGACCCCTAAATCAGCAGGATTCATAGGAAAGACTTactgtgtgttttcttgtgAGACTGGAAATGTAACAGACAGGTGCCATGTAGTAACAGGTTGTAGTAGAGTGGTAAATAATACCGTGGAGCAAGAAATTCAGATGTTATTGTCACTTTTTCTTACATAAAATATAACATCCATCACAGGAAGGTgttcatacaaaaacaaaagaaaacaaacaaacaaacaaaaaaaaaacaaacaaaaaaaacaaaaaaaaaacaacaaaaaaaccaaaacaaaacaactattATGTCCCATGACATGAACCTTTTTAacatctttatatatttttaaatgttttcaaaaatgtttcatttgttaGTAAATAACTAGAAACAAGACTGCTGTTGTTACAGCCCTTGCTAGGAAACTCCCATAACAAATGCTGGAGAGTGGGtgaaatgatgaatgaaagTAAAACTACTTTATTACCAAATATTGTTGTGATTGCACAAATTAAATTGTATAAAgctgtcttgtttttcttttcctccagctCTCAATGGGCTGCCTCTCCAAGGTCATAAGGAAATTACACCCCACATATCTCCAGACCCTACAACGTAATCTGCAAAAAGGTCGGATGCCATCACCTCATCAGAAAAACTCAAGAAAATTCCTCTCGGCAAGGTCCCCTGTTAATAAACGAAATCCCAGCAGCAGAAACAGCCTGCTTGACTTGTTCCTGCAGAATGAAGAGTTGGTAAACAGGaaactctaaaaaaaaacatttctgagaGGAAAAAACTTTGGACTGAGAACAGTAGCTGTAGTCACACTGCTGACTTTAGATAACGCTCGAAAGTTGGCTGAACTGTCTTAGATCTGTGATCCCTCGATGGTAATACCTGGGAACACAAAATCATGTATTTGTAGATAATCCAGGAGTGTTGGGCCATGAATTTAAGGGCTTGTAAAATtgaatgtgaaaacaaaaatgattggACTGCCACACAAGAGGTGGTCTGCTTTGTGTGTGAAACACACTGGTTGCACAATAAAAAGGAAGGTGAAATATCTGGACTGCTGTGGCTCTCATATGCTACTTATTAGGATGAGAGTTTTCCAGACCACCTTATTCTGTACAATGGCATCCACCATAACACCTTGAGCTGGTATCccacacatttttattactttgtggCTGTTGCAGCAATAAAATGTCACATTCTGTATGAGGAAGTCATCAGACAGAAGACAAAATAGCCCACCCGACCATCTTGGTGAAAGTTCAAAGCGCAACAGTCTAATAATTCCACTTAAAACAGCTCCTGATGACAAAAGTCCTGTCTTCACAAGTGCACAGAATCCAATAGAAAAGCACCCAAGAGAATGGGGTGGAAAGGTTGAGGGCTTTGTGGGATGCAAACGTCTTCATGTGATTTAcgactagtaaaaaaaaaaaaaaaaaaaaaaagaaaatcacatcacagatgtaaaaaaaaaagacaaatagtttggtgtcctgtgTTACCAATCATTTCTaaccatttatttattggaGAGGTGATACATTCGCAGAGTGATACAATTCTATATCCATTCTTCTTCTCTCAAAGCTATCAAAATGTCTCGCTATAGTACTTCAGCATATGTATTCAAACAGACCAGGTTTCATGAAAAAACATCCCTGAAGCTCAGAAAAGATGttaagtgataaaaaaaaagattactgCCACTATAAGTCATAAAGAATTTAAATCTCATTACTCTTAGTTAATATCAGTGGTGAAAATCACAGGTTTGATTAgaaatttagttaaatttgaCTCATAATGTATCATCAATGTAAGATCATGAGTTAATCCAATCACTTCCATTCATGtcaaatcacaaaaagcaactaaaatgtctaaatataattttattctcGAACTCCATTTTAATGACAATGAATCAATTAATCAAAAACAGACTGTGCTACTTTGTGTTTACTGAGTTTTAAGATTTTCATTCAACctaaaaaaactggaagaattCATTTCTATTTAAATCAAGATATAGTTTAAACCTTATTCCTATTTAGAGTctgaaacaaaatattttcagaaCTTATAATTTCCATGGTCGTACAGTCGGACTTTATCATAGTCACACCTTTGGATGTCTGCATTTTCTTCAACACATTAGAAGAAGAAATTTTAGTTGTTAGAATAAAGCTAATTAAGACCAATTACATTTTCTAAGGGTCTTCCAAATTATTGCTGTATTGATGCTTGAAACATGTTCAAATTGGATCAGTGCCGTCAGAtctttctttactgaatcaATGTGTTGTTACAGCCTGAGTTTATACAAGCCGGcatttaaaaactgctacacttCATTGCTTCAGCCTGAAATTGATTGTTCAGTATCATCACAATCAGCACTCTGCTGCACTTAAGAGTAGTCCAGCATTAATGAAATCTGCCCTCTGTCACCTCTTGacacttatttaatctttcACATCATGCTGGTTTTATGTGACTCTGACAACAAGATTCACAAATTTCAAATTAGTTCCGGTGTTATGAATATTTAACAAGTGCTGCCAGAGAAAGATCGTGGTCTGTCTCTTAATAGTTCAATTTGACAACCATTTCCCTAATGTTGGTATCTCAGAGTGTTTATCTGTAAAGTGCAGCTTTGTGTAGAACCACACAGCTGGAAATGTGACATCATTTAACCATAATTTAGGGTAGGTAAGCACAAAAGCTTTGCAAAACTTCATGTTGTAGTTAAAGTCAGATCTTCCACtcagtttaatctttttcaaGATAAATTGTGACAATacctgagggggaaaaaaaaaaacatggtggaATCATTGTAATTTCACCAAAGTCACTCATGTATTAGAATTCTCTTTGGTTGTTTTGAATCTACACATTCATGAGCAGAAATGTAGAATGTTCCAATGAGAGGTTTTTATATGAtatcctcttttttcctctctctatGGGAGGTGTCGCACTCTCACAAATGTGTGCTGTGTGGTTTGTttgacagagagagacagagcaaACCAGCACACCTCTTTTATCTCAAGCAGAGCGAGCTGCAGTGGAGAGGTGAAGCTGCACAACAGCTGGACTCTCAGCAAAGAAAGAGTGTGGTGCCGAGCCATCTATTTGACACCTGATTGACATCTAACATCTCCAAGAGGTACTTTTCCCTTTAATATGAACTTCATTCAATGACAATTAAGAATTTGTATTCTTTATTAACAGAATAAGTAGTTGGTCCATGACAAGTTTAATATCAAGCAGGTTATCAGTTATATAATTATTGTACATTTATATTATGGTTGCGTGGTCTGACATCACTGATCAGGTCAGGTAGTCAAGGCAATGAGCGCATTGAACATGGCAGGACTACTGGATTCCATTTCCTGAGGACATTCTGATAGTTTTCTAACAGGAATACAACACAACCTGACAAATATGGTCACAAGGTCTTGTTCAGTTTAAATAGGTCATAAATTAACACTTATTCATGCTCTATAATATGATTAACCTATAGAGCTAGCCGCTATATTCAGCTATTTGAcacatattttctttgcatttgtGTTTGATAGATGATCctcattgtttttaattactctcaacacagagaaaaagaaagatgaactATAATCAGTTTTACTGTCAAAATTGCTCAATTTATCTTCATCAAATTTAGTGAAATGAATTATacagatgaaagaaaagctgatcaAGTAGCTTTTGTGGAAACCAAATCACAGCCTTATTCTGCAGccacaaaatgcaaaaacaaaaattctcATTCGCGTCCTTTtcgtgcagcagcagcagcagatgagTATTCTTCATTGCTCAGCTCTTTCTGGATCAGTGTATTTGGTATAGATGTAGATATCATGTTTAAGATGTACTCAGTATGACAGTATTTGATCATTAATCAGATTTAACGGACAAAGAACAAAGATCACAATGGGTTGTATGCATGAGTTATGGCTGGttattaaatctaaaaaaaaactaagaagagAGATATGTAAGATTTAGAGAAGCAAGGAAAATAAAAGGTGAGAAGTAAGCAATTGTGTTAGTGTTGctgaagggaacaaaaaagctttgcagcagctgttaaaatgaaaatgtctgaGAGTTCTGAAGTGGTCACTAATTATTCACTTCATGCGTGACTCACACCATTACTGTTCATATGTTATCATACAGTCAGTTTGTCATAGTTCATAATGTAACATGAGTAAATGTTATATAAGGAATATTCAGCTAATTAGGCCTGACAGTAtaatgaacctttttttttccattcttatTTCTACAGCTATGGATTGGGAGTCATTGAATCATACCAGGATGGACTTCTCTGACTCAGCCTCTAACACTTCAtccattttttcctcttcctgctgCAATTCTTCTCACCTCATCCTACCACCCACCTTGCTTTCAGTCCCTTCCTTCTCTGGCTTTGACCTACTGTTCAGTCTAAAGCTCCTCTTCATCCCCCTCTACTCTGCTGTGGTCTTGATTGCGTGCTCTGGGaatctccttctcctctttctcatttggcacaacaaaaaaagacacaacactACAAATTTTCTCATCAGTAACCTTGCGCTCGTTGACCTGGTAATGTGCATTTTCTGCGTCCCTTTGACAGCATCCTATGCTTTTGACAGGCGTGGATGGGTGTTTGGATACCACATGTGTCATTTTGTGACTGTCATGCAGTCTGCAGCTGTCTACGCATCAGTCTTATCCCTCATGGCTATTGCAGTGGATCGCTATGTAGTTGTGGCTTATCCCATCCGAAAGAGAGCAGGCTGTCAGTTCTGCTGGGGTTTGGTAGTCCTGATTTGGTTGTCATCCCTGGCCTTGTCCACACCTACAGCACTGCATACTGTCTACCTGGACCTTCATACAGCAGGCTTGGAAATGGCTGTTTGCGAGGAGTTCTGGGATGGCCAAGAGCAAGGTCGCCTTATTtactcctgcttcatcctcttcttctcctaCTTTGTCCCTTTGGTTGCCGTGTCCATCTCCTACTGCGCAATTTCCTATCACCTGAAGCGGAGGACCACGTCAGGTCTGACTGCATGCCAGCAGCTGAAATCTGCACGAGCTGCCTGGAGTAAACGGAGGAAGAAGACCTTCTGCCTGCTGCTTGTGTCTGTTCTCTGTTTTGCCTTCTCCTGGC comes from Melanotaenia boesemani isolate fMelBoe1 chromosome 20, fMelBoe1.pri, whole genome shotgun sequence and encodes:
- the prlh2r gene encoding prolactin releasing hormone 2 receptor, whose amino-acid sequence is MDFSDSASNTSSIFSSSCCNSSHLILPPTLLSVPSFSGFDLLFSLKLLFIPLYSAVVLIACSGNLLLLFLIWHNKKRHNTTNFLISNLALVDLVMCIFCVPLTASYAFDRRGWVFGYHMCHFVTVMQSAAVYASVLSLMAIAVDRYVVVAYPIRKRAGCQFCWGLVVLIWLSSLALSTPTALHTVYLDLHTAGLEMAVCEEFWDGQEQGRLIYSCFILFFSYFVPLVAVSISYCAISYHLKRRTTSGLTACQQLKSARAAWSKRRKKTFCLLLVSVLCFAFSWLPLQVVNLIHDLDTDFSILGKNYINVVQVSAHLLAMGSTCYNPFIYASLHDKFLSYLCLHFLSWRRGKGRDRSQGSSILTASHRTPRIHTSTIEADLPVVMNDIVPQEKFT